A window of Asterias rubens chromosome 22, eAstRub1.3, whole genome shotgun sequence contains these coding sequences:
- the LOC117305332 gene encoding protein C-ets-2-like — MSENGLPKPSGNGRHSVLHEHPLGKALDLSTNQQSHRRQAALTSGDELQGPSTDPRLWKRSDVSDWLLWAVMFYQVDQVDTSKFAMNGRGLCLLTRSGFMSRAPSCGDILHSDFQRRYAVAVVRTERERRTNRRRLLQVCSEVDSTGETKRPKLAEDK, encoded by the exons ATGAG TGAGAATGGCCTACCGAAGCCTAGTGGGAACGGACGGCATTCAGTTCTGCACGAGCACCCTCTGGGGAAAGCTCTGGATCTGAGCACAAACCAACAGAGTCATCGAAGGCAAGCGGCTTTGACTTCTGGAGATGAACTGCAAGGCCCGAGTACAG ACCCACGTTTATGGAAACGATCTGACGTCAGCGACTGGTTGCTCTGGGCCGTCATGTTTTATCAAGTGGACCAAGTTGACACGTCCAAGTTCGCCATGAATGGCCGAGGTCTTTGCCTGCTGACCAGGAGTGGGTTTATGAGCAGGGCGCCCTCTTGCGGCGACATCCTGCACAGTGACTTTCAGAGGCGATACGCGGTAGCAGTTGTACGCACGGAGCGGGAGAGACGGACCAATCGGAGACGACTTCTTCAAGTTTGTTCTGAAGTAGACTCCACTGGGGAAACAAAGAGACCAAAGCTTGCCGAAGATAAATGA